The following coding sequences lie in one Desmodus rotundus isolate HL8 chromosome 1, HLdesRot8A.1, whole genome shotgun sequence genomic window:
- the APOBR gene encoding apolipoprotein B receptor isoform X1, translated as MHPSPLCGAHSFPSLGWKLLWALWKDSFSSFVSYLIGDEVPTAERREAWAAEELGEVATRKSGRTVEEEAQEALESLRGSQGKWDGGLRGPEVARRHQEGSSVTEQTWSWGEGSSRGSQGDRQDDGAWEAAKASRCQEPSAPLQARRKSEAGSEAARDRSSQAQENQESNEQEVNREETLRTWEQEEEEVRARMPGGARGVESEWIWRREPEGKACAGRNGRTSEQSVKEAVAEEIQGAGAKEAGREEDVVAVVRDGQSTRAQVTQEPEAESEDGAPQGREEVRTTSDRGQAKTTSGGEEAGTTSGSEETDLPGVRETEYGAVSGDMIPEGTRLVWAIEEASKGAQEEEMDENREAEVSLLLKQKWALETEGVGQEAKDQTVGREAADGQGSEWEAGEGYEGQADQDGKEAKGRQDSEISVAQDSLEEEVVQAEEAKEEKENAWAIEAELSQDKVANEAEGDVDFEATPETRPEKEFREERNEEEAQMGQEELRVDYGGIERWVTEGWKLELIGGLQIPTEQPEEGQDGKEELWNISALSKEETERSLENNFRNMGYVKPDISEAEAWEKHRSDVERGNTQEEKVGTEEGEGKASGSRESASIEVLEVGREWKKVKEAGCEAESQELGGRCGVEVGTGQSLGESDARETKDEEAEATVLWESDRTPRRDWRLEEAAQSLQDNEDDTGASSLAAEIVENKAILDEGAAGTREGPEREAKEAGDGAFGRGWDSECREEAGRDEELVEAAEGENKGGQEFGLEGSAEEVTGRSGQVEAFEAQKGEPGGEWVEVGESVVAEGSCGMDGFTLGSQATGAEGTMAIVETEGLPGRQMLLEKEAGIWRVREQEEGSEGQRGDQTPEEEAQMSCNVEDIEVTRHQRAEAEEIDPEDLEDIQGLEDQSTNQDPAEAEPGPPEEAAGSAPGDAHGNWSEALLSASRLDVSVPRSRVLLSRSSLQRRSRPSFRRIPSSEQQQEPASPPPEEELSTPEQRPLQPEGPPEPSPTRPEGTPVPARRRPLGHGFGLAHSGMMQELQARLGRPKPQ; from the exons ATGCACCCGAGTCCCCTGTGTGGTGCACACTCATTTCCCAGCCTGGGCTGGAAGCTGCTGTGGGCATTGTGGAAG GATTCCTTCAGCTCCTTTGTCTCCTACCTTATAGGAGATGAGGTCCCTactgcagagagaagggaggcatGGGCAGCAGAGGAACTGGGGGAAGTGGCTACAAGAAAGTCAGGGAGAACTGTAGAGGAGGAAGCTCAGGAGGCCCTGGAGAGCCTCAGAGGCAGCCAAGGCAAGTGGGACGGAGGACTGAGAGGGCCTGAAGTGGCTAGAAGACACCAGGAAGGAAGTTcagttacagaacagacctggagTTGGGGAGAAGGCAGCTCCCGCGGGTCTCAAGGAGATAGGCAAGACGAtggggcctgggaggcagccaAGGCCTCCAGGTGCCAGGAGCCAAGTGCCcccttgcaggccagaaggaagtcTGAGGCAGGGTCTGAGGCTGCCAGAGACAGGAGCAGCCAAGCCCAGGAGAATCAGGAGAGCAATGAGCAGGAAGTGAACAGAGAAGAGACACTGAGAACCTgggaacaggaggaggaagaggtcaGGGCAAGAATGCCAGGGGGGGCCAGAGGGGTGGAGTCAGAGTGGATTTGGCGCAGAGAGCCTGAGGGGAAGGCCTGCGCTGGCAGGAATGGCAGGACATCAGAACAGTCAGTCAAGGAGGCAGTTGCAGAGGAGATCCAGGGGGCTGGGGCCAAAGAGGCTGGAAGGGAAGAAGATGTGGTGGCTGTGGTGAGGGATGGCCAAAGCACAAGGGCACAGGTGACACAAGAGCCAGAGGCAGAATCTGAGGATGGGGCACCCCAGGGTAGAGAGGAGGTTAGGACAACCTCAGACAGGGGGCAGGCCAAGACGACCtcaggtggggaggaggctgggacaacttcaggcagCGAGGAGACTGACCTCCCAGGAGTCAGGGAGACAGAATATGGAGCAGTCTCAGGAGATATGATCCCAGAGGGCACTAGGTTAGTCTGGGCCATAGAGGAGGCCTCCAAAGGAGCTCAGGAGGAGGAGATGGATGAAAACAGAGAGGCTGAGGTGAGCCTGTTGCTGAAACAGAAATGGGCCCTGGAAACTGAAGGAGTGGGACAAGAGGCTAAGGACCAGacagtggggagggaggctgcagACGGCCAGGGCTCAgaatgggaggcaggggagggttATGAGGGTCAGGCAGATCAGGATGGGAAAGAGGCCAAGGGGAGGCAAGATTCAGAGATCAGCGTGGCTCAAGACAGTCTGGAGGAGGAGGTAGTGCAGGCAGAGGAGgccaaggaggagaaagaaaatgcctGGGCCATAGAGGCTGAGCTGTCCCAGGACAAAGTGGCAAACGAGGCTGAAGGTGATGTTGACTTTGAGGCAACCCCAGAGACCAGACCTGAAAAGGAGTTCAGGGAGGAAAGGAATGAGGAGGAAGCTCAGATGGGTCAAGAAGAATTGAGGGTAGATTATGGTGGCATTGAGCGCTGGGTCACTGAAGGCTGGAAACTTGAGCTGATAGGAGGTCTCCAGATCCCAACAGAGCAACCTGAGGAAGGACAGGATGGTAAGGAAGAGCTCTGGAACATTTCAGCCCTGAGCAAAGAGGAGACAGAAAGGAGCCTGGAGAATAATTTCAGGAACATGGGTTATGTAAAGCCTGATATCTCTGAAGCAGAAGCCTGGGAAAAACATAGAAGTGACGTAGAGAGAGGGAACACCCAGGAGGAAAAAGTAGGTActgaagagggggaggggaaggcttcaggaagcagagagtctgCATCGATAGAGGTCCTGGAGGTAGGCAGAGAGTGGAAGAAAGTAAAGGAAGCAGGGTGTGAGGCAGAGAGCCAGGAGCTAGGTGGAAGGTGTGGGGTAGAAGTAGGGACAGGCCAGTCACTGGGAGAGTCAGATGCCAGAGAAACCAAGGATGAGGAGGCAGAGGCTACAGTGCTCTGGGAGTCAGACAGAACTCCCAGGAGAGACtggaggctggaggaggcagcTCAGAGCCTGCAGGACAATGAGGATGATACAGGAGCCAGTTCTTTGGCTGCCGAGATTGTGGAGAATAAGGCAATTTTGGATGAAGGGGCTGCTGGGACTAGGGAAGGGCCTGAAAGAGAGGCCAAGGAAGCTGGGGATGGGGCATTTGGGAGAGGCTGGGACTCAGAATGCAGAGAGGAAGCTGGCAGAGATGAGGAGCTAGTGGAGGCTGCTGAGGGAGAGAACAAAGGAGGGCAGGAATTTGGCCTGGAGGGCTCAGCAGAGGAAGTTACTGGCAGAAGTGGCCAAGTGGAAGCTTTTGAGGCTCAGAAGGGTGAGCCAGGGGGAGAGTGGGTAGAGGTTGGGGAGTCTGTAGTAGCAGAAGGAAGCTGTGGGATGGATGGCTTTACCTTGGGTTCCCAGGCAACAGGGGCAGAGGGGACCATGGCCATAGTGGAAACTGAGGGGCTCCCAGGAAGGCAGATGCTGTTGGAAAAAGAGGCGGGGATATGGCGAGTAAGGGAGCAGGAAGAAGGCAGTGAAGGGCAGCGTGGGGACCAGACCCCTGAGGAAGAGGCACAAATGTCCTGTAATGTGGAAGATATTGAGGTGACTAGACACCAGAGGGCAGAGGCCGAGGAGATTGACCCAGAAGACCTGGAGGACATCCAGGGCCTGGAGGACCAGTCAACGAATCAGGACCCTGCAGAGGCTGAGCCTGGGCCACCAGAAGAGGCTGCGGGAAGTGCCCCAGGGGATGCTCATGGCAACTGGAGTGAG GCCCTCCTTTCTGCATCTCGCCTGGATGTGTCTGTACCTCGGAGCCGTGTACTCCTCTCCCGCAGCTCCTTGCAGCGTCGCTCCCGGCCCTCTTTCCGACGGATCCcctcctctgagcagcagcaggagcctgCCAGCCCCCCACCAGAGGAAGAGCTGTCCACCCCTGAGCAGAGACCTCTCCAGCCAGAGGGACCCCCAGAGCCAAGCCCCACACGACCTGAAGGGACTCCAGTGCCAGCCAGGAGAAGGCCCCTGGGACACGG GTTTGGCCTTGCACACTCCGGCATGATGCAGGAACTCCAAGCCAGACTGGGCCGGCCAAAGCCCCAGTGA
- the IL27 gene encoding interleukin-27 subunit alpha, with protein MGQKAGDLGWRLSLLLLSLLLVRAGVWGFPRPPGRLPLSLQELREEFKVSLHLARKLLSEVRAQAHCFAESHLPGVNLDLLPLGGQLPNVSLTFQAWHSLSDPERLLFLSMTLCPFQALLGGLGSQGIWASAERKQLWAMSLDLRDLQRHLRFQVLAAGFNLPKEEEVEEEEEEEKGKGLLPGILGSPSQVSAQVSWPQLLYTYQLLHSLELVLSRAVRDLLLLSQAKNPVQALGCPTPAGSQA; from the exons ATGGGCCAGAAGGCAGGCGACCTTGGCTGGC GGCTCAGCCTTTTGCTGCTCTCCTTGCTCCTGGTTCGAGCTGGTGTCTGGGGATTCCCAAggcccccagggaggctgccCCTGAGCCTGCAGGAGTTGCGGGAGGAGTTCAAGGTCAGCCTGCATCTTGCCAGGAAGCTACTCTCCGAGGTTCGGGCCCAGGCCCACTGTTTT GCTGAATCTCACTTGCCAGGAGTGAACCTGGACCTCCTGCCCCTGGGAGGGCAGCTCCCCAATGTTTCCCTGACCTTCCAGGCCTGGCACAGCCTCTCT GACCCAGAGAGGCTGTTATTCCTCTCCATGACACTTTGCCCCTTCCAAGCCCTCTTGGGAGGACTGGGCAGCCAGGGGATCTGGGCCAGTGCAGAGAGGAAGCAGCTGTGGGCCATGAGTCTGGATCTCCGAGACTTGCAGCGGCATCTTCGCTTCCAG GTGCTGGCTGCAGGATTCAACCTCCCTaaggaggaagaggtggaggaagaggaggaggaggaaaagggtaAAGGGCTGCTCCCAGGGATTCTGGGCAGCCCCTCGCAGGTGTCAGCCCAGGTGTCCTGGCCCCAGCTCCTCTACACCTACCAGTTGCTACACTCCTTGGAGCTTGTCTTGTCTCGGGCTGTGCGGGACTTGCTGCTGCTTTCCCAGGCTAAAAACCCAGTCCAGGCCTTGGGGTGTCCAACCCCAGCTGGCTCCCAGGCCTGA
- the NUPR1 gene encoding nuclear protein 1 encodes MASFPRAGSSSRQPPGPQDEDPNLDEYDLYSLAHSYLGVGGRKGRTKREAAANTNRLSPGGHERKLVTKLQNMERKKRGAQP; translated from the exons ATGGCTTCTTTCCCCAGAGCAGGCAGCTCGTCACGGCAGCCCCCAGGCCCACAGGACGAAGACCCCAACCTGGATGAGTACGACCTCTACAGCCTGGCTCATTCTTACCTGG GAGTGGGAGGCCGGAAAGGTCGCACCAAGAGAGAAGCTGCTGCCAACACCAACCGCCTCAGCCCCGGTGGGCACGAGAGGAAGCTGGTGACCAAGCTCCAGAATATGGAGCGGAAAAAGCGAGGGGCACAGCCCTGA
- the APOBR gene encoding apolipoprotein B receptor isoform X2, with the protein MDFLRLHLPGLHQALRGALDSFSSFVSYLIGDEVPTAERREAWAAEELGEVATRKSGRTVEEEAQEALESLRGSQGKWDGGLRGPEVARRHQEGSSVTEQTWSWGEGSSRGSQGDRQDDGAWEAAKASRCQEPSAPLQARRKSEAGSEAARDRSSQAQENQESNEQEVNREETLRTWEQEEEEVRARMPGGARGVESEWIWRREPEGKACAGRNGRTSEQSVKEAVAEEIQGAGAKEAGREEDVVAVVRDGQSTRAQVTQEPEAESEDGAPQGREEVRTTSDRGQAKTTSGGEEAGTTSGSEETDLPGVRETEYGAVSGDMIPEGTRLVWAIEEASKGAQEEEMDENREAEVSLLLKQKWALETEGVGQEAKDQTVGREAADGQGSEWEAGEGYEGQADQDGKEAKGRQDSEISVAQDSLEEEVVQAEEAKEEKENAWAIEAELSQDKVANEAEGDVDFEATPETRPEKEFREERNEEEAQMGQEELRVDYGGIERWVTEGWKLELIGGLQIPTEQPEEGQDGKEELWNISALSKEETERSLENNFRNMGYVKPDISEAEAWEKHRSDVERGNTQEEKVGTEEGEGKASGSRESASIEVLEVGREWKKVKEAGCEAESQELGGRCGVEVGTGQSLGESDARETKDEEAEATVLWESDRTPRRDWRLEEAAQSLQDNEDDTGASSLAAEIVENKAILDEGAAGTREGPEREAKEAGDGAFGRGWDSECREEAGRDEELVEAAEGENKGGQEFGLEGSAEEVTGRSGQVEAFEAQKGEPGGEWVEVGESVVAEGSCGMDGFTLGSQATGAEGTMAIVETEGLPGRQMLLEKEAGIWRVREQEEGSEGQRGDQTPEEEAQMSCNVEDIEVTRHQRAEAEEIDPEDLEDIQGLEDQSTNQDPAEAEPGPPEEAAGSAPGDAHGNWSEALLSASRLDVSVPRSRVLLSRSSLQRRSRPSFRRIPSSEQQQEPASPPPEEELSTPEQRPLQPEGPPEPSPTRPEGTPVPARRRPLGHGFGLAHSGMMQELQARLGRPKPQ; encoded by the exons atGGATTTCCTCCGGCTACATCTCCCTGGGCTGCATCAGGCCTTGAGGGGGGCACTG GATTCCTTCAGCTCCTTTGTCTCCTACCTTATAGGAGATGAGGTCCCTactgcagagagaagggaggcatGGGCAGCAGAGGAACTGGGGGAAGTGGCTACAAGAAAGTCAGGGAGAACTGTAGAGGAGGAAGCTCAGGAGGCCCTGGAGAGCCTCAGAGGCAGCCAAGGCAAGTGGGACGGAGGACTGAGAGGGCCTGAAGTGGCTAGAAGACACCAGGAAGGAAGTTcagttacagaacagacctggagTTGGGGAGAAGGCAGCTCCCGCGGGTCTCAAGGAGATAGGCAAGACGAtggggcctgggaggcagccaAGGCCTCCAGGTGCCAGGAGCCAAGTGCCcccttgcaggccagaaggaagtcTGAGGCAGGGTCTGAGGCTGCCAGAGACAGGAGCAGCCAAGCCCAGGAGAATCAGGAGAGCAATGAGCAGGAAGTGAACAGAGAAGAGACACTGAGAACCTgggaacaggaggaggaagaggtcaGGGCAAGAATGCCAGGGGGGGCCAGAGGGGTGGAGTCAGAGTGGATTTGGCGCAGAGAGCCTGAGGGGAAGGCCTGCGCTGGCAGGAATGGCAGGACATCAGAACAGTCAGTCAAGGAGGCAGTTGCAGAGGAGATCCAGGGGGCTGGGGCCAAAGAGGCTGGAAGGGAAGAAGATGTGGTGGCTGTGGTGAGGGATGGCCAAAGCACAAGGGCACAGGTGACACAAGAGCCAGAGGCAGAATCTGAGGATGGGGCACCCCAGGGTAGAGAGGAGGTTAGGACAACCTCAGACAGGGGGCAGGCCAAGACGACCtcaggtggggaggaggctgggacaacttcaggcagCGAGGAGACTGACCTCCCAGGAGTCAGGGAGACAGAATATGGAGCAGTCTCAGGAGATATGATCCCAGAGGGCACTAGGTTAGTCTGGGCCATAGAGGAGGCCTCCAAAGGAGCTCAGGAGGAGGAGATGGATGAAAACAGAGAGGCTGAGGTGAGCCTGTTGCTGAAACAGAAATGGGCCCTGGAAACTGAAGGAGTGGGACAAGAGGCTAAGGACCAGacagtggggagggaggctgcagACGGCCAGGGCTCAgaatgggaggcaggggagggttATGAGGGTCAGGCAGATCAGGATGGGAAAGAGGCCAAGGGGAGGCAAGATTCAGAGATCAGCGTGGCTCAAGACAGTCTGGAGGAGGAGGTAGTGCAGGCAGAGGAGgccaaggaggagaaagaaaatgcctGGGCCATAGAGGCTGAGCTGTCCCAGGACAAAGTGGCAAACGAGGCTGAAGGTGATGTTGACTTTGAGGCAACCCCAGAGACCAGACCTGAAAAGGAGTTCAGGGAGGAAAGGAATGAGGAGGAAGCTCAGATGGGTCAAGAAGAATTGAGGGTAGATTATGGTGGCATTGAGCGCTGGGTCACTGAAGGCTGGAAACTTGAGCTGATAGGAGGTCTCCAGATCCCAACAGAGCAACCTGAGGAAGGACAGGATGGTAAGGAAGAGCTCTGGAACATTTCAGCCCTGAGCAAAGAGGAGACAGAAAGGAGCCTGGAGAATAATTTCAGGAACATGGGTTATGTAAAGCCTGATATCTCTGAAGCAGAAGCCTGGGAAAAACATAGAAGTGACGTAGAGAGAGGGAACACCCAGGAGGAAAAAGTAGGTActgaagagggggaggggaaggcttcaggaagcagagagtctgCATCGATAGAGGTCCTGGAGGTAGGCAGAGAGTGGAAGAAAGTAAAGGAAGCAGGGTGTGAGGCAGAGAGCCAGGAGCTAGGTGGAAGGTGTGGGGTAGAAGTAGGGACAGGCCAGTCACTGGGAGAGTCAGATGCCAGAGAAACCAAGGATGAGGAGGCAGAGGCTACAGTGCTCTGGGAGTCAGACAGAACTCCCAGGAGAGACtggaggctggaggaggcagcTCAGAGCCTGCAGGACAATGAGGATGATACAGGAGCCAGTTCTTTGGCTGCCGAGATTGTGGAGAATAAGGCAATTTTGGATGAAGGGGCTGCTGGGACTAGGGAAGGGCCTGAAAGAGAGGCCAAGGAAGCTGGGGATGGGGCATTTGGGAGAGGCTGGGACTCAGAATGCAGAGAGGAAGCTGGCAGAGATGAGGAGCTAGTGGAGGCTGCTGAGGGAGAGAACAAAGGAGGGCAGGAATTTGGCCTGGAGGGCTCAGCAGAGGAAGTTACTGGCAGAAGTGGCCAAGTGGAAGCTTTTGAGGCTCAGAAGGGTGAGCCAGGGGGAGAGTGGGTAGAGGTTGGGGAGTCTGTAGTAGCAGAAGGAAGCTGTGGGATGGATGGCTTTACCTTGGGTTCCCAGGCAACAGGGGCAGAGGGGACCATGGCCATAGTGGAAACTGAGGGGCTCCCAGGAAGGCAGATGCTGTTGGAAAAAGAGGCGGGGATATGGCGAGTAAGGGAGCAGGAAGAAGGCAGTGAAGGGCAGCGTGGGGACCAGACCCCTGAGGAAGAGGCACAAATGTCCTGTAATGTGGAAGATATTGAGGTGACTAGACACCAGAGGGCAGAGGCCGAGGAGATTGACCCAGAAGACCTGGAGGACATCCAGGGCCTGGAGGACCAGTCAACGAATCAGGACCCTGCAGAGGCTGAGCCTGGGCCACCAGAAGAGGCTGCGGGAAGTGCCCCAGGGGATGCTCATGGCAACTGGAGTGAG GCCCTCCTTTCTGCATCTCGCCTGGATGTGTCTGTACCTCGGAGCCGTGTACTCCTCTCCCGCAGCTCCTTGCAGCGTCGCTCCCGGCCCTCTTTCCGACGGATCCcctcctctgagcagcagcaggagcctgCCAGCCCCCCACCAGAGGAAGAGCTGTCCACCCCTGAGCAGAGACCTCTCCAGCCAGAGGGACCCCCAGAGCCAAGCCCCACACGACCTGAAGGGACTCCAGTGCCAGCCAGGAGAAGGCCCCTGGGACACGG GTTTGGCCTTGCACACTCCGGCATGATGCAGGAACTCCAAGCCAGACTGGGCCGGCCAAAGCCCCAGTGA